From the Roseibium sp. HPY-6 genome, one window contains:
- a CDS encoding geranylgeranyl diphosphate reductase, which translates to MDTTFDVAVIGGGPSGAIAAEALAKSGHSVLLVDPDSRIKPCGGAIPSRTLKDFSISEDMLVSRANAARVIAPSGKSVEMRIGDIGFVGMVDRATFDPYLRIRAEQAGADLLKGKLVYMEETANGTLQLSIEPTDGNKARETVSHKARIVIGADGANSAVRRIMFPRSKKPPYVFAYHEIVESPETGASAGFQGDRCDVIYDGRISPDFYGWIFPHGEQTSVGCGSAVKGHSLRSATAQLLKASSLDGQRVIRREGAPLPLKPMRRWDNGKNVLLVGDAAGTVAPSSGEGIYYAMLCGQLSAEAVATCLATGKASALSEARRRFMKDHGRIFFILRIMQNVWYRSDRFRERFVTMCADPDVQRLTWESYLNKKLVRRDPLAHIRVFFKDLGQLLRIPAGQK; encoded by the coding sequence ATGGATACCACATTCGATGTGGCCGTCATCGGCGGCGGTCCAAGCGGCGCAATCGCAGCAGAAGCGCTCGCGAAATCCGGCCACTCTGTCTTGCTCGTCGATCCCGATAGCCGCATCAAGCCCTGCGGCGGCGCAATTCCATCGAGAACGCTGAAAGACTTCTCCATCTCCGAAGATATGCTCGTTTCACGGGCAAACGCGGCGCGCGTAATTGCGCCGTCTGGCAAATCGGTGGAGATGCGGATTGGCGACATCGGCTTCGTCGGCATGGTCGACCGGGCAACCTTTGATCCCTATCTGCGCATCCGCGCTGAACAAGCGGGCGCGGATCTGCTGAAGGGCAAGCTGGTGTACATGGAGGAAACCGCAAACGGCACCCTACAGCTCTCGATTGAGCCCACGGATGGCAACAAAGCCAGGGAAACAGTGAGCCATAAAGCGCGGATCGTAATCGGTGCGGATGGCGCGAACTCCGCGGTGCGCCGCATCATGTTTCCGCGCAGCAAGAAACCGCCATATGTTTTCGCCTATCACGAGATTGTCGAATCCCCCGAAACCGGCGCATCCGCAGGATTTCAGGGAGACCGATGCGACGTCATTTATGATGGCCGGATTTCTCCCGACTTTTACGGCTGGATCTTCCCACATGGCGAGCAGACGTCTGTCGGCTGCGGGTCCGCAGTCAAAGGCCATAGCCTGCGCTCAGCAACGGCACAGCTTCTGAAGGCATCTTCCCTTGACGGACAGCGCGTCATTCGCCGGGAAGGTGCGCCCTTGCCTTTGAAACCCATGCGGCGGTGGGATAACGGCAAGAACGTCCTCTTGGTGGGTGACGCTGCTGGAACCGTCGCCCCATCGTCCGGTGAAGGCATCTACTACGCCATGTTGTGCGGGCAGTTGAGCGCCGAGGCCGTTGCCACATGCCTTGCGACAGGCAAAGCGTCGGCACTTTCAGAGGCCAGGAGACGTTTCATGAAAGATCATGGCCGTATCTTTTTCATTCTCAGGATCATGCAAAACGTCTGGTATCGCAGCGATCGCTTCCGCGAACGTTTCGTGACTATGTGTGCTGATCCCGACGTCCAACGTCTGACCTGGGAGTCTTATCTGAACAAGAAACTCGTTCGGCGTGATCCCCTCGCACATATCCGCGTCTTCTTCAAAGATCTCGGCCAGTTGCTTCGCATTCCGGCGGGCCAGAAATGA
- a CDS encoding BCD family MFS transporter has protein sequence MFRTAANHREHHQTANGLSWFAIVRLGLIQASLGSIVVLTNSTLNRVMVVELSLAAVIPGLLVGIHYAIQLSRPVWGHRSDVGSSRTAWILGGLALLAISGTAAAATTFLFEANFYVGLVAAIAAYTLIGVGIGASGTCLLALMAAKTAPERRASAATITWMLMIAGIVVTSIATGINLDPYTHSRLVAVTAITGLVVLCVSALAIAGIEKKPTVIGDKDRKPATSFQESIKEVLNDPEARLLTLFIFMSMLAYSTQDLILEPFAGLLFGMSPGETTKLSGTQHGGVFFGMAVVGIAGGLFSKRKPGLIKFFIVAGCLGSGLALAFLSLAASVAPAWPLEANIFALGFMNGAFAVAAVGTMMVLAGAGKSSNEGVRMGVWGAAQAVSFGLGGVAGTVVLTLGRWSTGNDATAFTLVFALEAILFLMSALVALRIGVKPVPRRDTEAHTAPSTVPAE, from the coding sequence ATGTTTCGGACAGCTGCCAATCACCGAGAGCATCATCAAACGGCCAATGGTCTGAGTTGGTTTGCGATCGTTCGACTTGGCTTGATCCAAGCTTCTCTGGGTTCCATTGTCGTATTGACCAACTCCACGCTCAATCGGGTCATGGTCGTGGAACTGAGCCTTGCGGCGGTCATACCCGGACTTCTGGTCGGCATTCATTATGCCATCCAGCTTTCCCGGCCCGTGTGGGGACACCGATCGGATGTCGGAAGTTCCAGAACAGCCTGGATCCTGGGCGGATTGGCGCTTCTGGCCATAAGCGGCACGGCCGCGGCCGCGACGACATTCCTATTCGAAGCCAATTTTTACGTTGGCCTCGTCGCAGCAATCGCGGCCTACACCCTGATCGGCGTTGGTATCGGGGCGAGCGGAACCTGTTTGCTTGCCCTGATGGCGGCCAAGACCGCTCCTGAGCGGCGCGCATCGGCTGCCACGATCACATGGATGCTCATGATTGCAGGAATTGTCGTGACTTCCATTGCCACCGGCATCAACCTCGACCCCTATACTCATTCACGGCTTGTCGCCGTCACCGCGATAACGGGCCTGGTGGTTCTCTGTGTTTCAGCACTCGCCATTGCCGGTATCGAGAAAAAACCGACCGTCATCGGTGACAAGGACCGGAAGCCCGCCACGAGTTTTCAAGAGAGTATCAAGGAAGTCCTGAACGACCCGGAAGCGCGCTTGCTTACGCTTTTCATTTTCATGTCCATGCTCGCCTACTCCACACAGGACCTCATTCTGGAGCCTTTTGCTGGTCTTCTTTTTGGCATGTCACCCGGTGAAACAACCAAGTTGTCAGGTACACAGCACGGCGGCGTCTTCTTCGGCATGGCGGTTGTCGGGATCGCGGGCGGGCTTTTTTCGAAACGCAAGCCCGGTCTCATCAAGTTCTTTATCGTTGCAGGGTGCCTTGGGTCCGGGCTAGCGCTCGCCTTTCTTTCACTTGCCGCATCCGTTGCCCCGGCCTGGCCGCTGGAAGCGAACATTTTTGCGCTCGGCTTCATGAATGGTGCTTTCGCGGTTGCAGCTGTCGGAACGATGATGGTTCTGGCCGGAGCGGGCAAATCTTCCAACGAAGGTGTGCGAATGGGGGTCTGGGGCGCTGCGCAGGCGGTTTCCTTTGGTCTGGGCGGCGTTGCCGGAACAGTGGTTTTGACACTGGGCCGCTGGTCCACGGGCAACGATGCGACAGCGTTCACGCTGGTTTTTGCGCTGGAAGCCATTCTGTTTCTGATGTCGGCACTGGTTGCGCTCCGGATTGGCGTCAAGCCGGTGCCACGACGCGACACCGAAGCCCACACCGCGCCTTCGACGGTCCCGGCTGAATAG
- the chlG gene encoding chlorophyll synthase ChlG: protein MELIRHRPQASWPTPGAVIALLKPITWFPPMWAYACGAISTGEGVGNRWVFVLCGVLLAGPLLCGTSQAVNDWFDRHVDAINEPHRVIPSGRMPGHWGLYVALLMSAFSLIVAAMLGTLIFAAALIGLCFAWGYSAPPLRFKQNGWIGNGVVGFSYETLPWLTAATVMTGFAPSEPIWIVALLYGFGAHGILTLNDFKAITGDKEMGINTLPVLHGPRSAAAIACVIMALSQAGVFATLFYLDLPLFALAVGVLLALQIGCMIRFVRDPIRLAVWYSAIGVGLYVTGMMITAFGLRSLAQSALSTM from the coding sequence ATGGAACTGATCCGGCACAGACCGCAAGCCAGTTGGCCGACACCCGGCGCTGTTATTGCCCTGCTCAAGCCTATCACTTGGTTTCCCCCAATGTGGGCCTACGCCTGCGGCGCGATCTCCACTGGCGAGGGCGTCGGCAACCGGTGGGTTTTCGTTCTTTGCGGTGTCCTGCTCGCGGGGCCCCTGCTTTGTGGAACAAGTCAGGCGGTGAACGACTGGTTCGACCGCCACGTCGATGCCATCAACGAACCGCATCGCGTCATTCCTTCCGGACGCATGCCCGGGCACTGGGGGCTCTATGTGGCCCTGCTCATGTCCGCTTTCTCCCTGATCGTTGCCGCGATGCTCGGAACGCTCATATTCGCGGCGGCACTCATCGGACTGTGTTTTGCCTGGGGTTACAGCGCGCCACCGCTGCGCTTCAAGCAAAACGGTTGGATCGGCAACGGTGTCGTTGGTTTCAGTTATGAGACCTTGCCCTGGCTGACCGCGGCAACGGTCATGACCGGTTTCGCGCCAAGCGAGCCAATCTGGATTGTTGCACTGCTTTACGGTTTTGGCGCGCACGGCATTCTTACTCTGAATGATTTCAAGGCGATCACGGGCGACAAGGAGATGGGCATCAACACCCTCCCCGTCCTTCACGGCCCCCGATCCGCAGCTGCCATTGCGTGCGTGATCATGGCTTTGTCGCAAGCGGGCGTTTTCGCAACCTTGTTTTACCTCGACCTTCCGCTTTTCGCGCTTGCTGTTGGGGTGCTGCTGGCATTGCAGATCGGTTGCATGATCCGCTTCGTACGTGACCCGATCCGCCTTGCTGTCTGGTATTCCGCGATCGGGGTCGGTCTTTACGTCACGGGGATGATGATAACGGCGTTCGGACTGCGATCGCTCGCTCAATCTGCGCTTTCAACGATGTGA
- the ppsR gene encoding transcriptional regulator PpsR, whose translation MTPRAPNSGQQGIEVAGELQKTLEAEGLVSLIGLGTDIVFLVDKNGKITHSHFENPDFDAYGLDEFVGKALRDCVTIESVSKIDAMLKPGKKRPARGYQVNHSASGQPDLPVAYTAFSKKGLPFTIVVGREMQQQMQDQQRLVEAQITMEADYRDLRQAEARYRTAFKLAETADIMLDGEKRTVLEANSAAVALLAGSSGNLLNKPVRELFNKQDRDRLGDAIGEARHSGEPVFIDALKSAKGTNLQAKLRAYRESGAANLILTLKSAGDTDPSEHATADNLPGSQAISLDTLPEAAIQTDSDGNLISANALFLDLVQAPTLNQVLGRNASNWIGKSAVDLNVLFARASDERTVRGYSSVLSDNIGGQQPITLSAHFDSKSGTVQLIIVPQAAKPESIGLRSPASKEQAEGFASLVGKVPLKELIRESLDVVEKICIEAALDQTNNNRASAAEMLGLSRQSLYIKLRRHGLENYRPGS comes from the coding sequence ATGACCCCACGCGCCCCTAATAGCGGACAGCAAGGCATTGAGGTCGCGGGTGAACTGCAGAAAACACTCGAGGCCGAAGGGCTGGTTTCGCTGATAGGGCTTGGAACGGACATTGTTTTCCTCGTCGACAAGAACGGAAAAATTACCCACTCCCATTTCGAGAACCCTGACTTTGATGCCTACGGCCTTGATGAGTTCGTAGGCAAGGCGCTGCGGGATTGCGTCACGATTGAATCCGTTTCCAAGATCGACGCTATGCTCAAGCCGGGCAAAAAACGGCCGGCCCGTGGCTACCAGGTAAACCATAGTGCTTCAGGCCAACCGGACTTGCCGGTGGCCTATACGGCTTTTTCAAAAAAGGGATTGCCCTTCACGATCGTTGTTGGCCGTGAAATGCAGCAACAGATGCAGGACCAGCAAAGGCTGGTCGAAGCACAGATCACAATGGAAGCAGACTATCGCGATTTGCGGCAGGCCGAGGCAAGGTACCGGACGGCCTTCAAGCTCGCGGAAACTGCCGATATCATGCTTGACGGCGAAAAGAGGACCGTCCTTGAGGCCAACTCTGCCGCAGTTGCTCTTCTCGCCGGCAGTTCCGGCAACTTGCTCAACAAGCCGGTTCGCGAGTTGTTCAACAAACAGGACCGCGACCGGTTGGGTGATGCCATCGGCGAGGCAAGGCACAGCGGCGAACCAGTTTTCATTGACGCGTTGAAGAGTGCAAAGGGAACGAACCTTCAGGCAAAACTGAGGGCTTACCGTGAAAGCGGTGCGGCCAATCTCATTTTAACGCTGAAGTCCGCCGGCGACACGGACCCGTCCGAGCATGCCACAGCTGATAACCTGCCTGGATCTCAGGCCATTAGCCTCGACACACTGCCGGAAGCTGCAATCCAAACCGATAGCGATGGGAATCTCATTTCGGCCAACGCGCTCTTTCTGGATCTCGTCCAGGCCCCAACGCTCAATCAGGTCCTTGGCAGAAATGCCAGCAACTGGATCGGTAAATCGGCAGTGGATTTGAACGTGCTGTTTGCGCGAGCCAGCGATGAGCGAACGGTACGGGGCTACTCTTCCGTTCTGAGCGACAACATCGGCGGTCAGCAGCCAATCACCTTGTCCGCTCACTTTGATTCAAAGTCGGGGACGGTTCAGCTCATCATTGTCCCGCAGGCAGCCAAGCCGGAGAGCATCGGCCTACGGTCGCCTGCAAGCAAGGAACAGGCGGAAGGCTTTGCAAGCCTTGTCGGCAAAGTCCCCCTGAAAGAGCTGATCAGAGAGTCTTTGGATGTTGTTGAGAAAATCTGCATCGAAGCTGCCCTTGACCAGACAAACAACAACAGGGCAAGTGCTGCGGAAATGCTCGGGCTCTCCCGGCAAAGTCTCTACATCAAGCTGCGCAGGCATGGCCTGGAAAATTACCGTCCCGGTTCGTGA
- a CDS encoding cobalamin-binding protein, whose amino-acid sequence MTAEQLSVDLDTGLENHPRYEDAIAGLHRLIVEPGTRLDQLLSCLENALPASSPPALKVLAVEAVARQLGREWSDDTSSFIDVTIASTRLQDLAQALSIETADRISAHSAPFAAILLPKDEQHSLMAHLTGAFFQAFGWQHQVLAHDEPTHQEIGSVVAKANAVCIGWSNMRLRSQVKQLIHDIKLSSPDRNQPLIAGGVAALDSVEFLVEMGIDCVCDTAYSAVKIADNFNNLEKMDFVSPQIRSGQYEKTRRIDWRNP is encoded by the coding sequence ATGACAGCTGAGCAATTGTCTGTTGACCTGGACACGGGCCTTGAAAACCACCCCCGCTACGAGGATGCGATTGCCGGTCTCCACCGGCTCATCGTGGAACCTGGAACCCGGCTCGATCAATTGCTCTCCTGCCTTGAAAACGCGCTTCCGGCAAGTTCACCGCCAGCGCTCAAGGTCCTCGCGGTTGAGGCTGTTGCAAGACAGCTCGGCCGGGAATGGTCTGATGACACATCCAGTTTCATTGATGTCACAATCGCCTCCACGAGATTGCAGGATCTTGCTCAAGCACTGTCCATTGAAACCGCTGACCGCATAAGCGCTCATTCCGCTCCATTCGCGGCGATCCTTCTGCCCAAAGACGAGCAACACAGCCTTATGGCGCACTTAACGGGCGCGTTCTTTCAAGCGTTCGGGTGGCAACATCAGGTGCTTGCGCACGATGAGCCCACGCACCAGGAAATTGGCAGTGTCGTCGCCAAGGCTAACGCCGTGTGTATCGGCTGGAGCAATATGCGCCTCAGATCGCAGGTAAAGCAGCTCATTCACGACATAAAGTTGAGTTCACCAGACAGAAATCAACCTCTGATAGCAGGTGGCGTTGCTGCGCTCGACTCAGTTGAATTCCTTGTGGAAATGGGGATTGACTGCGTTTGCGATACTGCGTATTCAGCGGTTAAAATTGCAGATAATTTCAACAATTTGGAAAAAATGGATTTCGTCTCGCCACAAATTCGCAGTGGACAATACGAAAAAACAAGAAGGATTGATTGGCGAAACCCATGA
- the bchF gene encoding 2-vinyl bacteriochlorophyllide hydratase — MSLSEAGKAVKATVLYTEQERKRRDASVWTLVQGILAPIQFFVFLISLGLIVYFLTTGKGQGPAEVSVVIKTLTLYAIMITGSIWEKHVFGCYLFARPFFWEDVFSILVLGLHTAYLVALFSNSLAPAPLMWLALAAYATYVVNAGQFVWKLRLARLDQASREATEARENSSAPGSLQVAGSVQ, encoded by the coding sequence ATGTCGTTGAGCGAAGCAGGTAAGGCGGTAAAAGCAACGGTGCTGTATACCGAGCAAGAGCGGAAACGGCGTGATGCGAGCGTTTGGACACTGGTTCAGGGCATACTCGCTCCGATCCAGTTCTTCGTCTTTCTGATAAGCCTCGGATTGATCGTCTATTTCCTGACAACGGGCAAAGGGCAGGGGCCTGCCGAAGTCTCTGTCGTCATCAAGACGCTCACGCTTTATGCCATCATGATAACGGGCTCGATCTGGGAAAAGCATGTCTTTGGCTGCTATCTGTTTGCGCGTCCGTTCTTTTGGGAAGATGTGTTTTCGATCCTGGTGCTCGGGCTGCACACAGCCTATCTGGTTGCGCTCTTCTCCAACAGCCTTGCACCAGCGCCGTTGATGTGGCTCGCGCTCGCCGCCTATGCGACCTATGTCGTCAATGCAGGTCAGTTTGTCTGGAAGTTAAGACTGGCGCGGCTGGATCAGGCCTCGCGGGAGGCAACCGAGGCGCGAGAAAATTCATCTGCGCCGGGAAGTCTGCAGGTTGCGGGGTCGGTCCAATGA
- a CDS encoding ferredoxin:protochlorophyllide reductase (ATP-dependent) subunit N, whose protein sequence is MNQPFRPGCDRPTPIKQRGQHEVFCGLTSIIWLHRKVQDAFFLIVGSRTCAHLMQSAAGVMIFSEPRFATAIMEERDLAGMADMHDELDQVVEKLLTRRPDIKMLVLVGSCPSEVIKFDLGKAAERLNRLHAPKHRVICYSGSGIETTFTQGEDNFLAALVREAPAGGKGADCAPLVVAGCLPDVVEDQFLRLFTELGIEDVHFLPGRTSNSIPKINADTRFVLAQPYLGAAAQALESRDARRINTIFPLGEEGTTAWLKAIADAFDVSAERFERVTASARKRAKAALEHYREKLNGKRIFLFPDSQLEPSLARFLSREIGADIIEVGSPYLHREHVAGELALLPPGVALSEGQDVDLQIDRCLAADPDLIVCGMGLANPFEAEGRLTKWSIEFAFTPIQGYEQAGDLAELFARPLVRRSALQGETARKDGAFCS, encoded by the coding sequence ATGAACCAGCCCTTCAGACCCGGGTGCGACAGGCCCACCCCCATCAAGCAGCGCGGACAGCACGAGGTTTTCTGCGGCCTGACGTCAATCATCTGGCTGCACCGCAAGGTTCAGGACGCTTTCTTCCTGATCGTCGGATCCCGGACCTGCGCCCATCTGATGCAGTCGGCTGCAGGTGTCATGATCTTTTCAGAACCCCGCTTTGCCACCGCGATCATGGAAGAGCGAGACTTGGCGGGCATGGCTGACATGCACGATGAACTCGACCAGGTCGTTGAGAAACTGCTGACGCGGCGGCCCGATATCAAGATGCTTGTCCTGGTCGGTTCCTGTCCGTCGGAGGTAATCAAGTTCGACCTCGGCAAGGCCGCAGAACGGCTCAACCGCTTGCATGCGCCGAAGCACCGCGTGATCTGCTACTCCGGCAGCGGCATAGAGACGACATTCACACAGGGCGAAGACAATTTCCTGGCCGCTCTCGTTCGCGAAGCACCAGCAGGCGGCAAGGGGGCAGACTGCGCGCCACTGGTTGTCGCAGGTTGCCTGCCAGACGTTGTTGAGGATCAGTTCCTGCGTCTGTTCACGGAGCTGGGCATCGAAGACGTTCATTTTCTGCCAGGCCGGACAAGCAATTCGATCCCGAAGATAAACGCCGATACACGCTTCGTTCTTGCACAACCCTATCTGGGGGCGGCCGCGCAGGCATTGGAATCGCGCGACGCACGCAGGATCAACACGATTTTTCCGCTCGGGGAGGAGGGCACGACTGCGTGGCTGAAGGCAATCGCCGACGCGTTCGATGTGTCTGCCGAGCGTTTTGAGAGGGTGACCGCATCCGCTCGCAAGCGGGCGAAAGCCGCCCTGGAACACTACCGGGAAAAATTGAACGGCAAGCGTATTTTCCTGTTTCCCGACAGTCAGCTCGAACCTTCGCTGGCGCGGTTCCTGTCGCGCGAAATCGGCGCGGACATTATCGAGGTTGGAAGCCCTTATCTGCACCGTGAACATGTTGCGGGCGAGCTGGCGTTGCTGCCACCGGGTGTCGCTCTTTCCGAAGGACAGGACGTCGACCTGCAGATCGATCGCTGTCTCGCGGCGGATCCGGATCTGATCGTCTGTGGAATGGGGCTCGCCAATCCGTTTGAAGCAGAGGGCCGGCTGACAAAGTGGTCGATCGAGTTCGCATTTACACCAATCCAGGGATACGAGCAGGCAGGCGACCTAGCTGAGCTTTTTGCACGTCCTCTCGTGCGTCGGAGCGCCCTGCAGGGCGAAACCGCAAGAAAGGACGGTGCGTTTTGCAGCTGA
- the bchB gene encoding ferredoxin:protochlorophyllide reductase (ATP-dependent) subunit B, with amino-acid sequence MQLSMWTYEGPPHVGAMRIAASMKGLHYVLHAPQGDTYADLLFTMIERRQSRPPVTYTTFQARDLGASTADVFKSACHSAAERFQPEALLVGASCTAELLQDDPGGLARTLDLDIPVVPLELPSYQKKENWGASETFYRLVRAFAGNRQRPDNIAPNSCNILGPTSLGFRNRDDVLEISRLLSENGLDVRVVAPLGARPADLACLPEAAFNIVLYPEIAETAARWLQKAHGMPFVSTVPIGVEATQRFIVEARALAGLEDMPLEGADADRLSWYSKSIDSNYLTGKRVFVFGDATHAIAAARIVSKELGFKVCGLGTYMREFARDVRAAAREYDVEPLITDDHLEVEQAIVEARPELVLGTQMERHIAKRLRVPCAVISAPVHVQDFPARYSPQMGFEGANVIFDSWVHPLMMGLEEHLLSMFRDDFEFNDDAVASHLHAHNPATSDGLTEEAAFEPKAREPGPITVSEVASLWTDEAERELKKVPFFVRGKARRNTETFAADNGIRPITVETLYDAKAHFAR; translated from the coding sequence TTGCAGCTGAGTATGTGGACCTATGAAGGCCCGCCGCATGTCGGTGCGATGCGCATAGCAGCCTCCATGAAAGGACTGCATTACGTCCTGCATGCGCCGCAGGGTGACACCTATGCCGATCTTCTCTTCACGATGATCGAACGGCGGCAATCCCGGCCACCCGTGACCTATACGACGTTCCAGGCGCGTGACCTCGGCGCTTCGACAGCGGACGTTTTCAAATCGGCCTGTCACAGTGCCGCCGAGCGTTTCCAGCCGGAGGCTTTATTGGTCGGAGCGTCTTGCACGGCTGAATTGCTGCAGGATGACCCTGGAGGCCTCGCCAGAACGCTCGATCTGGACATTCCGGTCGTGCCTCTTGAATTGCCGTCCTACCAGAAAAAGGAAAACTGGGGCGCTTCTGAAACCTTTTACCGTCTGGTTCGTGCTTTTGCCGGCAATCGGCAACGGCCCGACAATATTGCGCCCAACAGCTGCAACATCCTTGGGCCGACGTCGCTGGGTTTCCGCAACCGGGACGACGTCCTCGAGATCTCTCGGCTGCTGAGCGAAAATGGCCTCGATGTGCGGGTCGTCGCGCCACTTGGAGCCCGGCCTGCGGATCTTGCCTGCCTTCCGGAAGCTGCCTTCAACATCGTGCTTTATCCGGAAATCGCCGAAACCGCAGCGCGTTGGCTTCAAAAGGCGCACGGTATGCCGTTTGTGTCGACTGTGCCGATCGGTGTGGAGGCAACGCAGCGTTTCATCGTCGAAGCGCGTGCGCTTGCAGGTCTGGAAGACATGCCTCTCGAGGGCGCTGATGCGGATCGTTTGAGCTGGTACTCAAAATCGATCGACAGCAATTACCTGACCGGAAAGCGCGTTTTTGTTTTCGGTGATGCCACGCACGCAATTGCAGCCGCGCGGATTGTAAGCAAAGAACTCGGATTCAAGGTTTGCGGTCTCGGGACCTACATGCGCGAATTTGCCCGCGACGTCAGGGCTGCAGCGCGCGAATACGACGTCGAACCCCTGATCACGGACGATCACCTGGAGGTGGAACAGGCCATCGTCGAGGCCCGCCCGGAACTTGTCCTGGGGACCCAGATGGAACGTCACATCGCAAAGCGGCTGCGCGTGCCCTGCGCGGTGATCTCTGCGCCGGTGCATGTTCAGGACTTCCCGGCGCGCTATTCGCCCCAGATGGGTTTTGAGGGCGCGAATGTCATTTTCGACAGCTGGGTTCACCCGTTGATGATGGGCCTGGAAGAACATCTTCTGTCAATGTTCCGGGATGATTTTGAATTCAACGACGACGCTGTCGCGTCCCATCTGCACGCACACAATCCAGCTACAAGCGATGGCCTGACCGAAGAGGCGGCGTTTGAACCCAAAGCACGTGAGCCGGGACCGATCACCGTTTCGGAAGTGGCATCGCTTTGGACCGACGAGGCAGAACGCGAACTGAAGAAAGTGCCGTTTTTCGTGCGCGGAAAGGCGCGCCGCAACACAGAAACATTTGCCGCAGATAACGGCATTCGCCCGATTACCGTGGAGACGTTGTACGATGCGAAAGCCCATTTCGCCCGATAG